From a region of the Sandaracinaceae bacterium genome:
- a CDS encoding serine/threonine protein kinase, which produces MSVTDPSLLDTVHDDTLGRLIDKRYRVESILGQGGLGRVYAATDERLDRRVAIKVLLAEHAETPSLRARFEREAKALSALSHPNIVTITDFGLDGERAFVVMEHLPGQDLAALLTEGRPGLGRALGILRGVLSALAYAHGLHIVHRDLKPSNVIVRTLPDGNDHVAVLDFGLAKFLDAEESSAAITRQGAMVGTPAYMSPEQACGVPADARSDVFSAGLLLYELLVGKGPFAECTGPELLRRRLVESPPPLADAAPHLGPQPELQAILDRALSPDVGGRYADAREMLQALDALPLELLHSGCTPLPGGTAAHRPGTGSHAAPAAAAAPAKAPPVFRESLEAPGASTMHPEEPRAAPGAASSRGRFALGLVVVALGLAAAVAFVVTRTPEEDTPVTAPATAPRFVESTTPPPAPAPVVRPPARNPWRNARGLDELVSSTRERLESGGAPSRRTLRRLAAYANNHPNDPLPRLLLGRGFEKVGWLQDALPEVERALVMDPSVRGDPALLPMLIRMMDSASYHAGAAALIRTHYGEEARPALRAAIASGARPASTDRLRALEANL; this is translated from the coding sequence CGTGGAGAGCATCCTGGGGCAGGGCGGTCTCGGGCGAGTCTACGCGGCCACCGACGAGCGCCTGGACCGGCGGGTGGCCATCAAGGTGTTGCTGGCCGAGCACGCGGAGACTCCGTCGCTGCGCGCGCGCTTCGAGCGTGAAGCCAAGGCGCTCTCGGCGCTCTCTCATCCCAACATCGTGACCATCACGGACTTCGGCCTCGACGGCGAGCGCGCGTTCGTGGTCATGGAGCACTTGCCGGGCCAAGACCTCGCCGCGCTGCTCACGGAGGGGCGCCCTGGGCTCGGGCGTGCGCTCGGCATCCTGCGCGGCGTGCTGTCCGCGCTGGCCTACGCGCACGGCCTGCACATCGTCCACCGTGACCTCAAGCCGTCGAACGTCATCGTGCGCACGCTCCCAGATGGCAACGACCACGTGGCCGTGTTGGATTTCGGGCTGGCCAAGTTCCTGGACGCCGAAGAGAGCTCGGCGGCCATCACGCGCCAGGGCGCCATGGTGGGGACGCCCGCGTACATGTCACCCGAGCAGGCCTGCGGCGTGCCGGCAGATGCCCGCAGCGACGTGTTCAGCGCGGGGCTGCTGCTCTACGAGCTGTTGGTGGGGAAGGGCCCGTTCGCCGAGTGCACCGGCCCCGAGCTGCTGCGCCGGCGCTTGGTGGAGTCACCTCCGCCGCTGGCCGACGCGGCCCCCCACTTGGGCCCCCAGCCCGAGCTCCAGGCCATTCTGGACCGCGCGCTGTCTCCCGATGTGGGCGGCCGCTACGCCGACGCGCGCGAGATGTTGCAGGCGCTCGACGCGTTGCCCCTGGAGCTCTTGCACTCCGGGTGCACGCCGCTGCCGGGTGGGACCGCCGCTCATCGCCCTGGCACGGGAAGCCACGCGGCCCCTGCGGCTGCCGCAGCACCAGCGAAGGCTCCGCCCGTGTTTCGTGAGTCGCTCGAGGCGCCGGGGGCGTCCACGATGCACCCAGAGGAACCACGCGCTGCCCCGGGAGCGGCCTCCTCACGTGGCCGCTTCGCGCTCGGGTTGGTGGTGGTGGCGCTCGGGCTCGCGGCCGCTGTCGCGTTCGTGGTCACCCGCACCCCGGAGGAAGACACGCCGGTCACGGCCCCCGCCACCGCGCCTCGCTTCGTGGAGAGCACCACCCCGCCTCCAGCGCCGGCTCCCGTGGTGCGCCCGCCGGCCCGGAACCCGTGGCGCAACGCGCGGGGGCTCGACGAGCTGGTGAGCAGCACACGTGAGCGGCTCGAGAGCGGGGGGGCGCCGTCGCGCAGGACTCTCCGACGCCTCGCGGCCTACGCCAACAACCACCCGAACGATCCGCTGCCGCGCCTGCTGTTGGGTCGCGGGTTCGAGAAGGTGGGATGGCTGCAGGATGCGCTCCCGGAGGTGGAGCGGGCCTTGGTCATGGACCCGTCCGTGCGGGGTGATCCTGCCCTGCTGCCCATGCTCATCCGCATGATGGACTCCGCCAGCTACCACGCCGGTGCGGCGGCGCTCATTCGGACACACTACGGCGAAGAAGCCCGCCCTGCGCTGCGCGCGGCCATCGCGTCGGGCGCCCGGCCCGCATCCACGGACCGACTGCGCGCGCTCGAAGCCAACCTCTAG
- a CDS encoding alkaline phosphatase gives MPLRFPSFPSSFGHVPRTAAGVVFTLGSLLGCGNAEPLCTAADVTLSLPAADALYWWAGDTTPSRTYAVTRTGDSVCRLEASSDTPGVSAHYDATAGELHVDFSETQTPAGRHAVELTLAGEDVSASLTLDLRYLPTPPDDATRHVLVLGVDGLRPDAIEPADAPVMDMLFAHGAGTLEATTQLTGDTVSGPGWASILTGVEVERHGVTSNETAVMEAIDRSVPTLLGAAFDEGLATGLIVHWLQLPLLVEDGPAQGFRLGDDAIVASTAVRFLGAPRDLLFLHFDDCDHAGHATGYGPENPDYIAAVEGVDRHFATVIDGVLARETYASEAWLFVLVTDHGGEGTAHGARNAINQTIPLLFVRPGMTPATLAGASHMDVAPTVLRYLGVDTGASYDGQVVDEALPAL, from the coding sequence ATGCCCTTACGCTTCCCTTCGTTTCCATCATCGTTCGGCCATGTCCCGCGCACCGCTGCGGGGGTGGTGTTCACCCTCGGGTCGCTGCTCGGCTGCGGCAACGCCGAGCCGTTGTGCACCGCCGCGGACGTGACGCTCTCGCTGCCTGCCGCCGATGCACTCTATTGGTGGGCCGGTGACACCACTCCCTCGCGCACCTATGCGGTCACGCGCACGGGGGACAGCGTGTGTCGCCTCGAGGCCAGCAGCGACACGCCCGGGGTCAGCGCGCACTACGACGCCACCGCGGGCGAGCTGCACGTGGACTTCTCGGAGACGCAGACCCCCGCTGGACGCCACGCCGTGGAGCTCACGCTCGCCGGGGAGGACGTCAGCGCGTCACTCACGTTGGACCTGCGCTACCTGCCCACGCCGCCCGACGACGCCACTCGGCACGTGCTGGTGTTGGGCGTGGACGGACTGCGCCCCGACGCCATCGAGCCCGCCGACGCGCCCGTCATGGACATGTTGTTCGCGCATGGCGCCGGAACGCTCGAGGCGACGACACAGCTCACGGGCGACACGGTCTCGGGGCCGGGCTGGGCCTCCATCCTCACGGGCGTGGAGGTGGAGCGTCACGGCGTCACCTCCAACGAGACGGCGGTGATGGAGGCCATCGATCGCAGCGTGCCCACGCTGCTCGGAGCCGCCTTCGACGAGGGCCTCGCCACGGGGCTCATCGTGCACTGGCTGCAGCTCCCGCTGCTGGTGGAGGACGGGCCCGCGCAGGGCTTCCGCTTGGGCGACGACGCCATCGTGGCGAGCACCGCGGTGCGCTTCCTGGGTGCACCGCGCGACCTGCTCTTCCTGCACTTCGACGACTGCGATCACGCCGGCCACGCCACGGGCTACGGGCCAGAGAACCCGGACTACATCGCGGCTGTGGAGGGTGTGGACCGCCACTTCGCCACGGTCATCGATGGGGTGCTGGCGCGCGAGACCTACGCAAGCGAGGCGTGGCTCTTCGTGCTGGTCACCGACCATGGCGGCGAGGGAACGGCGCACGGCGCGCGCAACGCCATCAACCAGACCATCCCGCTGCTGTTCGTGCGTCCGGGGATGACGCCAGCCACGCTCGCAGGGGCCAGCCACATGGACGTGGCCCCCACGGTGCTGCGCTACCTCGGCGTGGACACGGGCGCGAGCTACGACGGCCAAGTGGTGGACGAAGCGCTGCCTGCGCTCTAG